From Lolium rigidum isolate FL_2022 unplaced genomic scaffold, APGP_CSIRO_Lrig_0.1 contig_41064_1, whole genome shotgun sequence, the proteins below share one genomic window:
- the LOC124681370 gene encoding acid phosphatase 1-like isoform X2, translating into MRLLLVLVLAAAVVVNAAAESVLRSVTDVPAAASSGAADADALFCDSWMLSVETGNAGPWRQVPARCGASVRAYMDGERYASDSAVAAAESLAFASQAFASGEGGAKPAWVFDVDETLLSNAPYYAESGWGVVEFNETSFDAWVDVAKAPALPSSLKLYNELQGLGFHIILLTGRSESQRNATEENLLFAGYHSWEKLILRQPSDIGKTAVQYKSERRAVMEVEGFKILGNSGDQWSDLIGLPVSTRSFKLPNPMYYIS; encoded by the exons ATgcgcctcctcctggtcctcgtcCTCGCCGCGGCGGTCGTCGTCAACGCCGCCGCCGAGTCCGTCCTCCGCTCCGTCACGGACGtccccgccgccgcgtcctcgggCGCCGCGGACGCCGACGCGCTCTTCTGCGACAGCTGGATGCTGTCGGTGGAGACGGGCAACGCGGGGCCGTGGCGCCAGGTGCCGGCGCGCTGCGGGGCCTCCGTCCGCGCCTACATGGACGGCGAGCGCTACGCGTCcgactccgccgtcgccgccgccgaatcCCTCGCCTTCGCCTCGCAGGCGTTCGCGTCGGGCGAGGGGGGCGCCAAGCCGGCCTGGGTGTTCGACGTCGACGAGACGCTGCTCTCCAACGCGCCCTACTACGCCGAAAGCGGATGGGG AGTGGTGGAATTCAATGAAACCTCATTTGATGCATGGGTTGACGTAGCGAAGGCACCGGCATTACCATCTAGCTTGAAACTGTACAATGAACTTCAAGGACTTGGTTTCCATATTATCCTCTTGACTGGCCGAAGTGAATCACAGCGTAATGCTACAGAAGAAAATCTCTTGTTTGCTGGCTACCATTCATGGGAAAAACTCATACTGAG GCAACCCTCTGATATTGGCAAGACCGCTGTGCAGTACAAATCGGAGAGACGAGCTGTGATGGAAGTGGAAGGATTCAAGATACTTGGTAACTCTGGGGATCAGTGGAGTGATTTGATAGGACTGCCAGTGTCAACCAGATCCTTCAAACTTCCAAATCCGATGTACTATATCAGTTGA
- the LOC124681370 gene encoding acid phosphatase 1-like isoform X1: MRLLLVLVLAAAVVVNAAAESVLRSVTDVPAAASSGAADADALFCDSWMLSVETGNAGPWRQVPARCGASVRAYMDGERYASDSAVAAAESLAFASQAFASGEGGAKPAWVFDVDETLLSNAPYYAESGWGATQTSVESHLSAQTSQYVDPSPAIRSHGEAISSFLAPGVVEFNETSFDAWVDVAKAPALPSSLKLYNELQGLGFHIILLTGRSESQRNATEENLLFAGYHSWEKLILRQPSDIGKTAVQYKSERRAVMEVEGFKILGNSGDQWSDLIGLPVSTRSFKLPNPMYYIS, encoded by the exons ATgcgcctcctcctggtcctcgtcCTCGCCGCGGCGGTCGTCGTCAACGCCGCCGCCGAGTCCGTCCTCCGCTCCGTCACGGACGtccccgccgccgcgtcctcgggCGCCGCGGACGCCGACGCGCTCTTCTGCGACAGCTGGATGCTGTCGGTGGAGACGGGCAACGCGGGGCCGTGGCGCCAGGTGCCGGCGCGCTGCGGGGCCTCCGTCCGCGCCTACATGGACGGCGAGCGCTACGCGTCcgactccgccgtcgccgccgccgaatcCCTCGCCTTCGCCTCGCAGGCGTTCGCGTCGGGCGAGGGGGGCGCCAAGCCGGCCTGGGTGTTCGACGTCGACGAGACGCTGCTCTCCAACGCGCCCTACTACGCCGAAAGCGGATGGGG AGCCACCCAAACATCAGTGGAGTCTCATCTTTCTGCTCAAACTTCCCAATACGTTGATCCGTCACCGGCAATTCGGAGTCACGGTGAAGCAATCTCCAGTTTCTTAGCACCTGG AGTGGTGGAATTCAATGAAACCTCATTTGATGCATGGGTTGACGTAGCGAAGGCACCGGCATTACCATCTAGCTTGAAACTGTACAATGAACTTCAAGGACTTGGTTTCCATATTATCCTCTTGACTGGCCGAAGTGAATCACAGCGTAATGCTACAGAAGAAAATCTCTTGTTTGCTGGCTACCATTCATGGGAAAAACTCATACTGAG GCAACCCTCTGATATTGGCAAGACCGCTGTGCAGTACAAATCGGAGAGACGAGCTGTGATGGAAGTGGAAGGATTCAAGATACTTGGTAACTCTGGGGATCAGTGGAGTGATTTGATAGGACTGCCAGTGTCAACCAGATCCTTCAAACTTCCAAATCCGATGTACTATATCAGTTGA
- the LOC124681371 gene encoding protein OXIDATIVE STRESS 3 LIKE 2-like: MYRLGVMGELHGGGSQGEEDVFGSGGEGSSTMSSLTDDDAQSSPAAGDCTWSSSASTEDTMKLDGDGGGPLYELSPLLAHLPVRTGLSKYYKGKSQSFRSLSDVKCLQDLAKKTTCHFSRNKARRSLILHDIRGPCSKMIAKKTSPRVSSDRISCCQGQGAGTSCTEAVNPPAYQRKKELCSSTYAS, translated from the exons ATGTACAGGCTAGGCGTCATGGGCGAGCTCCATGGAGGAGGATCTCAAGGAGAAGAAGATGTCTTCGGTAGCGGCGGGGAAGGCTCGTCGACCATGTCGAGCCTGACCGACGACGACGCgcagtcctctccggcggcgggtgACTGTACGTGGTCTTCGTCGGCGTCGACAGAGGACACGATGAAGCTGGATGGGGATGGCGGCGGGCCGCTCTATGAACTGTCGCCGCTGCTGGCGCACCTTCCTGTTAG GACAGGACTGTCCAAGTACTACAAAGGGAAGTCCCAGTCTTTCAGATCGCTTTCTGATGTCAAATGCTTACAAGATCTCGCAAAGAAGACCACCTGTCACTTCAGCAGAAATAAGGCAAGACGTTCGTTGATTCTACATGACATTCGAGGGCCTTGCAGCAAGATGATAGCGAAGAAGACGTCCCCGAGGGTTTCATCGGATCGGATTAGTTGCTGTCAAGGGCAAGGAGCAGGGACCTCTTGCACAGAAGCGGTAAACCCACCTGCGTACCAGAGAAAGAAAGAACTGTGCAGTAGTACATACGCTAGCTAA